One window of Sphingobacteriales bacterium genomic DNA carries:
- a CDS encoding carbohydrate binding family 9 domain-containing protein — protein sequence MQKLMRPIHYISILICLLLFHLVLAQQPHLKTGMTYEINIKRAKQSIKLDGILNEPDWGEAQIAKDFYQTLPDDMDFARSKTEVRLTYDHQYIYVAAVCYDEIPGNYVIQSLKRDFSYPVTDAFVVFFDPFGNQTTGFSFAASPLGVEREGLLEYGGIFGVTTSWDNRWFSAVYAETGKWTVEMAIPFKTIRYDENRPVWNVNFSRNDLKRIETSTWSPVPTQFNVASLAFTGKLIWDHPPKKAGGNVSLIPYLRSSAHRNYKTQDKPEIDYPQGGMDAKIALTSSLNLDLTINPDFSQVEVDRQVTNLERFNLFFPERRQFFIENSDLFQFGTASMRPFFSRQIGLEVPILFGARLTGNLNENWRVGLLTAQTEGVPNGIQSQNFSVAALQRKVLARSNITGFLINRQSFTNFKPDKDDFNRVAGVELRFRSANNKWGSDLLYHQSFTQYDTETFSPKLINRAGLIGSVNYDGRHVYAFASLEHAGQDYIADSGFLQDLYHRNDQENTTIAAPYLTSYHYLGYKFYPEKLDAVRYWGPELGNRVFYYYTPEKVERWTGFKLSSFFKDNSIARLVVDNYATQVLFPTNITGQMDSLLMPGNYNYTDYGLEYESAPRNKLYGKFRAFYGGFYNGSKLSLSADATLRIQPVANLALNIAYNDIAFPEGFGNSRLLLISPRIEFTFTRSLFFTTFLQYNTQTENFNINNRLQWRFAPMSDVFLVFTDNMDSDNFSQKDWGVVLKINYWFTL from the coding sequence ATGCAAAAACTTATGCGCCCCATTCACTATATATCTATCTTAATATGCCTGCTGCTTTTTCATTTAGTTCTGGCGCAGCAACCGCACCTCAAAACAGGAATGACTTATGAAATCAACATCAAAAGGGCAAAACAAAGCATAAAATTAGATGGCATATTAAATGAACCTGATTGGGGGGAAGCTCAAATTGCAAAAGATTTTTACCAAACACTGCCTGATGATATGGATTTTGCCCGTTCAAAAACAGAGGTCCGCCTGACCTACGACCATCAATATATCTATGTTGCTGCGGTTTGTTATGACGAAATTCCGGGCAATTATGTTATTCAATCCCTCAAGCGGGATTTTTCCTATCCCGTTACAGATGCTTTTGTAGTGTTTTTTGATCCATTCGGCAATCAAACCACCGGCTTTAGTTTTGCAGCCAGCCCTTTAGGGGTAGAACGGGAAGGATTGCTGGAATATGGGGGGATTTTTGGAGTTACCACAAGTTGGGACAATCGTTGGTTTTCCGCTGTATATGCTGAAACAGGAAAATGGACTGTTGAAATGGCTATTCCTTTTAAAACCATACGATATGATGAAAACCGTCCGGTATGGAACGTGAATTTTTCTCGCAACGACCTGAAACGGATAGAAACCTCGACCTGGAGTCCGGTGCCTACTCAATTTAATGTGGCTTCGTTAGCCTTTACCGGAAAACTAATCTGGGATCATCCACCCAAAAAAGCAGGTGGCAATGTTTCTCTGATTCCCTACCTTCGATCCAGCGCACACCGAAACTATAAAACACAGGATAAACCGGAAATTGATTACCCTCAAGGCGGAATGGATGCTAAAATTGCCCTGACCAGTTCGTTGAATTTAGACCTCACCATCAATCCGGATTTTTCGCAGGTAGAAGTGGACAGACAGGTAACCAACTTAGAAAGGTTCAACCTGTTTTTCCCCGAAAGGCGGCAGTTTTTTATCGAAAACAGCGATTTATTTCAATTTGGTACTGCTTCTATGCGACCATTTTTTTCACGCCAAATAGGGCTTGAAGTTCCTATCTTATTCGGAGCCCGGCTCACCGGAAACCTCAATGAAAACTGGAGGGTAGGATTACTGACTGCTCAGACAGAAGGTGTTCCTAACGGCATACAGAGTCAAAATTTTTCTGTGGCTGCCCTGCAGCGCAAAGTTTTAGCCCGAAGCAATATCACCGGTTTTTTAATTAACCGACAATCTTTTACCAACTTTAAACCCGACAAAGACGACTTTAACAGAGTGGCAGGTGTTGAACTTCGGTTTCGCTCAGCAAATAACAAATGGGGCTCTGATTTGCTCTATCATCAATCTTTTACCCAATATGATACCGAAACTTTTTCACCAAAACTTATCAACCGAGCGGGTTTAATTGGAAGTGTCAACTATGACGGCAGGCATGTTTATGCCTTTGCCTCATTGGAACATGCCGGACAGGACTATATCGCCGACAGCGGTTTTTTACAAGACCTCTACCACAGAAATGATCAGGAAAATACAACAATAGCAGCTCCTTATTTAACTTCGTACCATTATTTAGGGTATAAGTTTTATCCTGAAAAGTTGGATGCTGTTCGATATTGGGGTCCTGAATTAGGCAACAGGGTTTTTTACTATTACACGCCGGAAAAAGTAGAACGTTGGACCGGGTTTAAGCTCTCTTCCTTTTTTAAAGATAACAGTATTGCACGACTTGTGGTGGATAATTATGCTACTCAAGTTTTGTTTCCGACCAATATTACCGGACAAATGGACTCTTTGCTGATGCCCGGCAACTATAACTATACTGATTATGGGTTAGAATATGAATCTGCGCCGCGCAACAAACTTTATGGAAAATTCAGAGCCTTTTATGGTGGCTTTTACAACGGCAGCAAACTCTCCCTGAGTGCAGATGCGACTTTACGGATTCAGCCCGTTGCTAATCTGGCACTCAATATTGCTTATAATGATATCGCGTTTCCGGAGGGATTTGGAAACAGCCGGCTTCTGCTCATTAGCCCTCGGATAGAGTTTACTTTTACCCGAAGTCTGTTTTTTACCACCTTTTTGCAATATAATACACAAACCGAAAACTTCAACATCAACAACCGGCTTCAATGGAGATTTGCCCCAATGTCTGATGTTTTTCTGGTATTTACAGATAATATGGATTCCGACAATTTTTCTCAAAAAGACTGGGGAGTGGTATTAAAAATAAACTATTGGTTTACCTTGTAA
- a CDS encoding peptidase domain-containing ABC transporter, with the protein MPRFPFYQQLDSMDCGVACLRMIAKFYGRHYTAQSLRELSYSDRQGATLLSIRDAAESIGMSAVGVQIDVEQLKTTMPLPCIVHWQQRHFVVVYGIQANKFYVADPAFGKTVYTEPEFTKNWTGDAKSDNAVGIALALEPTEAFFKNTGDEEKKAGLGFIIPYLKGHEKSVVWMVLSIFFAGLIQFAFPFLTQMLIDKGIGQNNLHFVYLVLLAQLLLLSGKTLFEFVRSRIALRVGNSVNRAILSGFLAKLMQLPLSFFEVKLTGDLLQRTGDHQRIERFLTNASLNVTYSVFTLIVFGIVLAMYSFPVFGVFTAGSALYIIWILLFSERRKRLDFEKFDRLSEQQNLLVQMIGGMTEIKLNQYENLSREKWELLQESIYRINLRAMSVGEYQQLGALFFNEFKNIIIVFLAAWQVIDGNMSLGMMLAVSYIVGQLNAPVADLVRFLQSAQDARLSIERLNEIHTKPGEASAEQGLMPPPEEIDFIRLNGVTFSYGGPHAEKVLKNINLEIPNGKTTAIVGASGSGKTTLLKLLLKFYEPQEGEILLGDIPLTSTDPKQWRNLCGVVMQHGYIFSATIAENIAMGHLPPDLQQLNSVAAIVNIDSFVNELPLKYDTKIGQEGIGLSGGQIQRILIARAIYKNPKFLLFDEATNALDAKNEQLITNNLRTVFKGKTVVVVAHRLSTVQHADQIVVLEKGRITETGTHEQLSAQKGVYYELIRNQLEFGD; encoded by the coding sequence ATGCCCCGATTTCCGTTTTACCAACAATTGGATTCTATGGATTGCGGAGTTGCCTGTCTGCGTATGATAGCTAAATTTTACGGCAGACATTACACTGCACAGTCACTTCGCGAACTCAGTTACTCAGACAGACAGGGCGCTACACTTCTGAGTATTCGTGATGCAGCGGAAAGTATCGGAATGTCTGCCGTAGGAGTCCAGATTGATGTCGAACAACTCAAAACAACTATGCCCTTGCCTTGTATTGTTCATTGGCAACAACGACATTTTGTGGTAGTTTACGGTATTCAAGCTAACAAGTTTTATGTGGCAGACCCCGCCTTTGGAAAAACTGTTTACACGGAACCGGAGTTTACAAAAAACTGGACAGGCGATGCCAAATCTGACAATGCGGTCGGAATTGCGCTTGCCCTTGAACCTACAGAAGCTTTTTTCAAAAACACCGGTGATGAAGAAAAAAAAGCCGGATTGGGTTTTATTATCCCATATCTAAAGGGACATGAAAAGTCTGTTGTTTGGATGGTTTTATCCATTTTTTTTGCCGGTCTGATTCAGTTTGCTTTTCCGTTTTTGACCCAGATGTTGATTGACAAGGGCATTGGTCAAAATAATTTGCATTTCGTTTATCTGGTTTTATTGGCGCAGCTCCTGCTGTTGTCCGGAAAAACCCTGTTCGAGTTTGTCAGAAGCCGGATTGCTTTGCGGGTAGGGAATTCCGTTAACCGCGCGATTTTATCCGGTTTTTTGGCAAAACTCATGCAATTGCCGCTTAGTTTTTTTGAGGTAAAGCTTACGGGCGATTTATTGCAAAGGACAGGTGACCATCAACGGATTGAGCGGTTTCTAACCAATGCCTCGCTCAATGTTACTTATTCTGTTTTTACCCTGATTGTGTTTGGCATCGTATTGGCAATGTATAGTTTTCCGGTTTTCGGCGTGTTTACAGCCGGCAGCGCGCTTTATATCATTTGGATTTTGCTGTTTTCGGAACGGCGCAAAAGACTGGATTTTGAAAAGTTCGACAGGTTATCCGAACAACAAAATTTGCTGGTTCAGATGATTGGCGGAATGACGGAAATTAAACTCAACCAATATGAAAACTTAAGCAGGGAAAAATGGGAACTATTACAGGAATCTATATACCGGATTAACCTGCGCGCTATGTCAGTTGGAGAATATCAACAATTAGGCGCTTTGTTTTTTAATGAGTTTAAAAACATAATAATCGTTTTTCTGGCAGCATGGCAAGTTATTGATGGTAACATGAGTCTGGGAATGATGTTGGCTGTTTCTTATATTGTCGGACAATTGAACGCTCCTGTTGCCGACCTTGTCCGGTTTTTACAATCGGCTCAGGATGCGAGGTTAAGCATAGAAAGACTGAACGAAATACATACAAAGCCGGGTGAGGCTTCGGCAGAACAAGGGCTAATGCCTCCTCCGGAAGAAATAGATTTTATACGGCTGAATGGGGTAACCTTTTCTTATGGAGGTCCTCATGCCGAAAAAGTATTGAAAAATATCAACCTTGAAATTCCAAACGGAAAAACAACGGCTATTGTCGGGGCAAGCGGTAGCGGAAAAACAACGTTGTTAAAATTGCTCTTAAAATTTTACGAACCACAGGAAGGTGAAATTTTGCTGGGAGATATTCCACTCACCTCAACAGACCCTAAACAATGGAGAAACTTATGCGGGGTGGTGATGCAACACGGATATATTTTTTCAGCAACCATTGCCGAAAATATTGCGATGGGACATCTCCCTCCTGATTTACAACAACTCAATTCTGTTGCAGCTATTGTAAACATAGATTCATTTGTCAATGAATTGCCTTTGAAATATGACACTAAAATAGGGCAGGAAGGAATAGGACTTAGTGGAGGGCAGATACAGAGGATTTTGATAGCAAGAGCGATTTACAAGAATCCGAAATTTTTGTTGTTTGATGAAGCTACCAATGCGCTGGATGCAAAAAATGAACAATTGATTACCAATAATTTACGAACAGTGTTTAAAGGGAAAACGGTCGTTGTAGTGGCTCACCGGTTAAGCACCGTTCAACATGCCGATCAGATAGTGGTATTGGAAAAAGGCAGAATTACAGAAACAGGCACCCATGAGCAACTGTCTGCTCAAAAAGGAGTTTATTACGAACTCATACGAAATCAGTTGGAGTTTGGTGATTGA
- a CDS encoding MoxR family ATPase, with amino-acid sequence MDIHTTSSGADLLLLNERIQHESAFIELLEQELGKVIVGQQQMVERLLIGLLSEGHILLEGVPGLAKTLAIKTLSEAVHAKFSRIQFTPDLLPADLIGTMIFNQNEHKFTVKKGPIFANFVLADEINRAPGKVQSALLQAMQEKQVTIGENTYKLEEPFLVLATQNPLEQEGTYPLPEAQLDRFMLKVIISYPEKEDEQKIMRMNVNNTFGKVEPVLKTEILHRARNVVREVYMDEKIERYILDIVFASRNPKQYKLDKIAPYINYGGSPRASINLALASKAYAFIKRRGFVIPEDVRAICYDVLRHRIGITYEAEADNMTSEDIIREILNTVEVP; translated from the coding sequence ATGGATATACATACGACTTCTTCGGGCGCAGATTTATTGCTGCTCAATGAACGCATACAACATGAAAGTGCATTTATCGAACTATTAGAACAAGAACTGGGAAAGGTAATCGTCGGTCAGCAACAAATGGTAGAAAGGCTGCTGATTGGTTTGTTGTCGGAAGGACACATTTTGCTGGAAGGGGTCCCGGGATTGGCAAAAACTCTGGCCATCAAAACCTTGTCTGAGGCAGTTCATGCCAAATTTAGCCGAATTCAGTTTACCCCTGATTTATTACCGGCCGACTTAATCGGGACTATGATATTTAACCAAAACGAACATAAGTTTACGGTCAAAAAGGGTCCTATATTTGCCAATTTTGTGTTGGCAGACGAAATCAATCGCGCTCCCGGTAAAGTTCAGAGTGCCTTGCTTCAGGCAATGCAGGAGAAACAGGTAACTATTGGCGAAAATACTTACAAATTAGAAGAGCCATTTTTAGTATTGGCAACACAAAACCCCCTTGAACAAGAAGGCACCTATCCCCTGCCGGAAGCGCAGTTAGACCGTTTTATGCTCAAGGTCATCATTTCATATCCTGAAAAGGAAGATGAACAAAAAATCATGCGGATGAATGTCAACAATACTTTTGGAAAGGTTGAGCCTGTTTTGAAAACGGAAATTCTGCACCGCGCCCGAAATGTTGTTCGCGAAGTTTATATGGACGAAAAAATAGAGCGCTATATTTTGGATATAGTTTTTGCAAGCCGCAATCCGAAACAGTACAAATTAGACAAAATTGCGCCTTATATAAATTATGGAGGTTCACCCCGAGCCAGCATCAATCTCGCTTTGGCTTCGAAAGCTTATGCCTTTATCAAACGCAGGGGGTTTGTCATTCCCGAAGATGTTCGGGCTATTTGTTACGATGTACTTCGTCATAGAATTGGAATTACCTATGAAGCAGAAGCCGATAATATGACTTCGGAAGACATTATCCGGGAAATCCTCAACACAGTAGAAGTGCCATAA
- a CDS encoding DUF58 domain-containing protein produces MDSTELLKKVRKIEIKSRGLSNHIFSGEYHTAFKGRGMSFSEVREYQYGDEVKFIDWNVSARLRSPYVKIFEEERELTLMLLVDISPSSFFGTFRQLKSELITEICAVLAFSAINNNDKVGVIFFGQEIEKFIPPKKGKTHVLRIIRELLDFAYGAKAQEAEDKRLQLAEAKKNQWWQQRKGMLENLFRLSPRNKRNQNNVSIGESQLQIPTTNIEHALSYFTNVIKRRSIAFLLSDFLAEGYEKALRLAAQKHDVVGIHVYDIHEQVLPNVGMIRVIDAETGQAQWLDTTDKNIRKSQFTAFQRKVNYCKTSFAKSSSDLLNISTKDDYVKHLISFFKKRGA; encoded by the coding sequence ATGGATAGCACAGAACTGCTCAAAAAGGTAAGAAAAATAGAAATTAAAAGCCGGGGGTTGTCCAACCATATTTTTTCGGGTGAATACCATACTGCTTTCAAAGGGCGGGGAATGTCTTTTAGCGAAGTTCGCGAATATCAATATGGAGACGAAGTTAAATTTATAGATTGGAATGTCAGCGCCCGCTTAAGAAGCCCTTATGTGAAAATATTTGAGGAAGAGCGCGAGTTAACGCTGATGCTGCTGGTTGACATCAGTCCATCCTCCTTTTTTGGAACTTTCAGACAATTAAAAAGCGAATTGATCACCGAAATCTGTGCAGTACTTGCCTTTTCAGCCATCAACAACAACGATAAAGTTGGGGTAATTTTTTTCGGTCAGGAAATAGAAAAATTCATCCCTCCCAAAAAAGGAAAAACCCATGTGCTTCGCATCATACGCGAATTGCTGGATTTTGCTTATGGTGCAAAAGCACAGGAAGCAGAAGATAAGCGGCTTCAACTTGCAGAAGCAAAAAAAAATCAATGGTGGCAGCAAAGGAAAGGAATGCTCGAAAACCTGTTCAGATTAAGTCCCCGAAATAAACGAAATCAAAATAACGTTTCAATAGGTGAATCTCAACTTCAAATACCCACAACTAATATTGAACATGCTTTGAGCTATTTTACCAATGTCATCAAACGCCGGAGCATTGCATTCCTGCTTTCCGATTTTTTGGCAGAAGGGTATGAAAAAGCATTGCGCCTTGCAGCTCAAAAACACGATGTTGTTGGAATTCATGTTTACGATATCCATGAACAAGTATTGCCCAATGTCGGAATGATACGGGTTATTGATGCAGAAACCGGACAAGCACAATGGTTAGATACCACTGATAAAAATATACGCAAAAGCCAGTTTACCGCTTTTCAACGAAAAGTTAACTATTGCAAAACATCTTTTGCCAAAAGCAGTTCCGATTTATTGAATATTTCAACCAAAGATGACTATGTAAAACATCTTATTAGTTTTTTTAAAAAAAGAGGGGCTTAA
- a CDS encoding rhomboid family intramembrane serine protease, translating into MKITYNSPVVLSFTLICTIIMSLDSFSFEGLTRGLFTVYPDMDIADPLTYFRLASHSIGHADWGHLVSNLTLILLLGPMLEEKYGSKMLMIMMLITTLITGILSAAVFSSGLLGASGIVFMFILLSSLTNFKSGHIPLTFLLVMILFLGNEVISSFQEDNIAQFAHIIGGVCGGIFGYRFGKSENYPQRVD; encoded by the coding sequence ATGAAAATTACATACAATTCACCTGTGGTGCTGAGTTTTACTTTGATTTGTACCATTATCATGTCATTAGATAGTTTTTCTTTTGAAGGACTGACCCGTGGTCTATTTACGGTTTATCCCGATATGGACATTGCCGATCCCCTGACTTATTTCCGGTTGGCTTCTCATTCTATAGGCCATGCTGATTGGGGGCATTTGGTCAGTAATCTGACTTTAATTTTATTGCTCGGACCTATGTTGGAGGAAAAATACGGCTCTAAAATGTTGATGATAATGATGCTGATCACCACACTTATTACCGGAATTTTAAGTGCAGCGGTTTTTTCATCGGGCTTGTTGGGTGCAAGCGGTATCGTGTTTATGTTTATTTTGCTCAGTTCCCTCACCAATTTTAAAAGCGGTCATATTCCACTTACCTTTTTGCTGGTAATGATTTTATTTTTAGGAAACGAAGTGATTTCTTCCTTTCAGGAAGACAATATTGCGCAGTTTGCGCATATTATCGGCGGTGTTTGTGGTGGAATTTTTGGGTATCGCTTCGGGAAATCAGAAAATTATCCGCAGCGGGTAGATTAG
- a CDS encoding purine-nucleoside phosphorylase, protein MENLILKLEETTRFIQGRMPFEPEIGIILGTGLGNLAEEIDIRKEIPYQEIPNFPLSTVESHSGKLLFGNLSGKPVVAMQGRFHYYEGYSLQQVTFPVRVMKRLGVQKLFISNAAGGMGKHLEKGDLLIIDDHINLHPDNPLRGKNYDELGPRFPDMSRAYDKDLISWAIEIGRKHHIRCHTGVYASVTGPNLETKAEYAYLYRIGADAVGMSTVPEVIVAAHCGLSVFAVSVITDIGFPPERVEVVSVEDVIAVAKAAEPNMTFLIKKLIERL, encoded by the coding sequence ATGGAAAATTTAATTCTTAAATTAGAAGAAACAACCAGGTTTATTCAGGGCAGGATGCCGTTTGAACCGGAAATTGGAATAATTTTGGGTACAGGCTTAGGCAATCTGGCTGAAGAAATTGATATTCGGAAAGAGATACCTTATCAGGAAATTCCAAATTTTCCGTTATCAACCGTTGAAAGTCATAGCGGAAAATTGTTGTTCGGCAATTTGTCCGGAAAACCGGTAGTTGCAATGCAAGGGCGTTTTCATTATTACGAAGGCTATTCTTTGCAGCAGGTTACTTTTCCGGTTAGAGTCATGAAACGCTTAGGAGTTCAGAAACTATTTATTTCTAATGCCGCAGGAGGCATGGGTAAACATTTGGAGAAAGGAGATTTATTGATAATTGACGATCATATCAACCTTCATCCCGATAACCCTTTAAGAGGCAAAAATTATGACGAACTCGGACCCCGTTTTCCCGATATGAGCAGAGCTTATGACAAAGACCTGATCTCTTGGGCAATAGAAATTGGTCGGAAACATCATATCAGATGCCATACGGGAGTTTATGCCAGTGTAACGGGGCCAAATCTTGAAACAAAAGCAGAGTATGCCTATCTATATCGTATAGGAGCAGATGCAGTGGGGATGTCAACAGTTCCGGAGGTTATTGTAGCAGCTCATTGTGGGTTATCAGTTTTTGCGGTTTCAGTAATTACCGATATCGGGTTTCCACCTGAAAGGGTAGAGGTGGTTAGTGTAGAAGATGTCATTGCTGTTGCTAAAGCTGCTGAACCCAACATGACTTTTTTAATTAAAAAACTGATAGAGCGGTTGTAA
- a CDS encoding OmpA family protein, which translates to MMLGKKHWLLAFFILFASSVSLFAQEEGNTESEEGTSTEAEEEKSSDEYPYPSFRSEEYKDFVPKRRQDQQDKFLDRKYNYPAKPRDKWEIGIDAGLLMVSGDVKTGFTDWKAGDKFHTKLGFGGHIRRSFGYVFSLRGNFMMGSTWGRNWQAAQGWSYSSIDPTYHPNGALGGSSLYDEYNEDGPTPNYLDPVTNTGRQVFYNYKTNIRELSISGVFNIHNIRFHKRETKIGLYGLAGIGGVAYRTFMDQLDAEGNTYADRYEALVASDIYTGNYDMRKDVLDQLDSFVDGEFESQAERHFDDYSPFDNYSYKPTAHAGVGLAFKLGRVVNLALESRVTYTNDDLLDGQRWQEWGALTRDYDTYVFTGLGLNFNLGSKNSVEPLWWMNPLDYTYEELAEAPCCENLDLPDLTDDDKDGVPNAWDEEPDSRENCPVDTRGRMLDSDRDGVLDCDDREPHTRYDAIDLVDQYGVAPKVKIKCDDIEGFCDCVKKCSPPVAKADPCANPLLPSILFDLNKYSIKPAFDAQLAEVARFLRDCPNTTLCVIGHTDVRHSNPYNDVLSYKRAKEVVEKLVKDYGIARSRLVIQYRGELEPVVSGLSDSPVRKAIDADHALNRRVEFRVCPPQNDMPKPSGPADAGSRIPKP; encoded by the coding sequence ATGATGTTAGGTAAGAAACACTGGCTTCTTGCTTTCTTCATTTTGTTTGCAAGCTCAGTGAGTTTGTTTGCCCAAGAAGAAGGTAACACCGAGAGCGAAGAAGGAACTTCTACAGAAGCAGAAGAAGAAAAATCTTCGGACGAGTACCCTTATCCTTCTTTTAGAAGTGAAGAGTACAAAGATTTTGTACCCAAAAGAAGGCAAGACCAACAAGACAAGTTTTTGGATAGAAAATATAACTATCCTGCCAAACCACGCGATAAGTGGGAAATTGGTATTGATGCTGGTTTGCTGATGGTGAGCGGTGATGTTAAAACCGGATTTACCGATTGGAAGGCCGGCGATAAATTTCATACAAAACTTGGCTTCGGCGGTCATATTCGTCGTTCATTCGGCTATGTTTTCTCGTTGAGAGGTAATTTCATGATGGGTTCAACATGGGGTAGAAACTGGCAGGCTGCTCAAGGATGGTCTTACAGCAGTATTGATCCTACTTACCACCCGAACGGAGCCTTAGGCGGAAGTTCTCTCTATGATGAATATAATGAAGACGGACCAACCCCCAACTATTTAGACCCCGTTACAAATACGGGACGTCAAGTGTTCTATAATTACAAAACCAATATCCGTGAGTTAAGTATTTCCGGTGTGTTTAACATACACAATATCCGTTTCCACAAACGCGAAACAAAAATCGGGCTTTATGGTCTTGCCGGTATTGGTGGGGTTGCTTATCGCACTTTTATGGACCAATTGGATGCTGAAGGAAATACCTATGCCGACAGATATGAGGCCTTAGTTGCTTCTGACATTTACACCGGCAACTACGATATGCGCAAAGATGTATTGGACCAATTGGATAGTTTTGTTGACGGTGAATTTGAATCTCAGGCAGAGCGTCATTTTGATGATTACTCTCCTTTTGATAATTATTCATACAAACCTACAGCTCATGCCGGTGTTGGTCTAGCGTTTAAATTGGGCCGTGTTGTGAATCTGGCTTTGGAAAGTCGCGTTACTTATACTAACGATGACTTGTTGGATGGTCAACGATGGCAAGAATGGGGTGCTTTAACCCGCGACTATGATACGTATGTTTTTACAGGCTTAGGACTTAACTTCAATTTGGGTTCTAAAAATTCTGTTGAGCCGCTTTGGTGGATGAATCCTTTGGATTATACTTACGAAGAATTAGCCGAAGCTCCTTGCTGCGAAAATCTCGATTTGCCCGACTTAACTGATGACGACAAAGACGGTGTGCCTAATGCATGGGATGAAGAACCCGATTCTCGTGAAAACTGTCCGGTTGATACTCGTGGAAGAATGTTAGACAGCGACCGCGACGGCGTTTTGGATTGCGATGACCGCGAACCTCATACCCGATATGACGCAATTGATTTAGTTGACCAATACGGTGTTGCTCCTAAAGTCAAAATCAAATGTGATGATATCGAAGGTTTCTGCGATTGCGTTAAAAAATGTTCACCTCCGGTTGCAAAAGCTGATCCCTGTGCCAATCCTTTATTACCCAGTATCTTGTTCGACCTGAACAAATACTCAATCAAACCTGCTTTTGATGCTCAGTTGGCAGAGGTTGCCCGTTTCTTGCGCGATTGCCCCAACACCACTTTGTGTGTTATCGGCCATACAGACGTAAGACATTCAAATCCGTACAACGATGTATTGTCTTACAAACGCGCCAAAGAAGTAGTTGAAAAATTAGTGAAAGATTATGGTATCGCACGCAGCCGCTTGGTTATCCAGTATCGCGGTGAATTAGAGCCCGTTGTATCAGGATTGTCTGACTCACCGGTTCGCAAAGCAATTGATGCCGATCATGCCTTGAACCGTCGTGTTGAGTTCCGCGTTTGTCCTCCTCAAAATGACATGCCGAAACCTTCAGGACCAGCCGATGCAGGTTCAAGAATACCAAAACCCTAA